The genomic interval GTGCAAGAGTCGCAACGCCGAGGGGAACAGATCCTTGCCCAAGCGCGGACAGACGCCGAAAACACACGCGGCGACGCGGACGATTATGTGATGCGCAGTCTCACGCAATTGCAAGCGGAACTGGAGCGAATTTCAAATCAAGTGGCGAATGGAATCCGCGTGGTGCAAGATGAACAGGAACGAAGAGCGGCGGTCTCCGACTCGGTTGATAAGTAAAATCAAATCCCTCCATCACGGAGGGATTTTTTTATTTGAACATGTCATGCTGAGCCGCACAGCGGCGAATCATCTGTACCCCGACAGCAGAGACCCATCGGTCGCGGACGACCGCTCCCTCAGGGTGACATATCCGCTGATTTCTCGACGGGCAACTCCGCCTCTCTCCCAAACCACCACGAAGCGACGGGGTTCCTCCTGATAAATAATTCGTGGATCAACACCGACCCGCCCACACCCATGAAGAATCCGATCCAGATCGAGAGCGGAAGATTATCCGTGACCGCCAACACTTTCTGCCCCCAGAAATCCTGAATCGGGACATGGAAGATCAAAATGATGAGCGATGCTTGCCCGAAATACCTCATCAGGGAAGCAAGCCGACTTGTGTGCAATTCAATCTGGCGTGACAATGCCATCGCGAACAGAATCCCAACGACGGCTTCGATGGAGTTGATGAAGAAAGAGTGATACGTGCGCGTGTTGAAATCAATCGGCGATTCGATAAAGTAATTCATCGCAAAGAGCGCGACTCCCGTTCCAATCAGAAGAAAATAATTATCGAATGTTTTCTCTGTTGTGAGCTGTCTCAATTCGCTTCCCAAAATGTAGAAGAAGCCGCTGAGGAAAACGAGGTCGAGGCTGAACGGTAAGCCGAAGAGTTCGTAGTCATTGCCCAGGAGAGAAACAGAAAACGGATAGAACGTTTTGAGGAACGGAAGCGAGAACGCCAGCGTCGCGGACAAAATCCCAAGCCTCAGCCAGCGATTGTTGAGTTTGCCGACGATCACGATGAAAATGAACGCGTACAGACTCGCCACGAACAT from Candidatus Defluviilinea gracilis carries:
- a CDS encoding acyltransferase family protein — encoded protein: MTKRIEYIDIARGIGILLVVLAHNDFGFISQYGYQVIYSFHMPLFFLLSGYFIKTNISFFEFFKKRFHSLLKPFLFTLFLIYFLNVSFEKMAFETALRRIVKSLYGTGVYIDWVQLWFLPNMFVASLYAFIFIVIVGKLNNRWLRLGILSATLAFSLPFLKTFYPFSVSLLGNDYELFGLPFSLDLVFLSGFFYILGSELRQLTTEKTFDNYFLLIGTGVALFAMNYFIESPIDFNTRTYHSFFINSIEAVVGILFAMALSRQIELHTSRLASLMRYFGQASLIILIFHVPIQDFWGQKVLAVTDNLPLSIWIGFFMGVGGSVLIHELFIRRNPVASWWFGREAELPVEKSADMSP